GGAAGCATTTAATCTCCACGATCTAGATTCCATCATGGGCTATTTCGCAGATGACTGCGTCTTCTACATGCCAAGAGGCGCCAATCCTCGTGGCGATCGCTATGTCGGGAAGAAGGAGGTGCGGGCAGGCTTGGCAAAACGATTTGAAGGGATTCCGGATGTGCATTATGGGGACGATCAGCACTGGACCTGTAGCGATTTCGGTGTCTCTGAATGGACACTTACTGGCACATCTACGTCAGGGCAACACATCGAAGTGCGGGGAGTTGACCTGCTTGAGTTCGCTCAGGGGAAGATCATCCGCAAGGATTCTTTCTGGAAAATACTAGAGTGACCAGCAAGGTCAGCGAAACATGCTAGCGAGATTGCGCGACCTTGTTTCTGCATTTCAACCAGCCCGCGCAAACACCATAACAAGAGTATGCGCAGGCTCGACTCCGAAATATTGACGTGCTGCCCATGAAAAGTACTGATCTGGGCATAAAGCCAGCTAACACAGCGAGCAGCGGACGGCTGGGAGTCTGCGCGATTTACAGGCATTTTCCACGCCTCAGCAGAATCCAGCTCCCAAGCAGAGTCCACGCCTGCCCAGCCGCCGCTAATGCAAACCGTTGGGCACCGAGCGGAGCACTTTGCAAATATGAGCAGACCATTCATTATTGTAGTAACTGGGCGACCAGGTTCAGGAAAAAC
This is a stretch of genomic DNA from Chloroflexota bacterium. It encodes these proteins:
- a CDS encoding AAA family ATPase; the protein is MQTVGHRAEHFANMSRPFIIVVTGRPGSGKTTLAHELSKRIHCPVFCRDEFKEGYVL
- a CDS encoding nuclear transport factor 2 family protein encodes the protein MSEHVTIQLLKGFLEAFNLHDLDSIMGYFADDCVFYMPRGANPRGDRYVGKKEVRAGLAKRFEGIPDVHYGDDQHWTCSDFGVSEWTLTGTSTSGQHIEVRGVDLLEFAQGKIIRKDSFWKILE